A genomic stretch from Candidatus Palauibacter australiensis includes:
- a CDS encoding glycosyltransferase family 4 protein, with amino-acid sequence MNILMHTVYYAPEVGGLESHVHFLCRALAARGHTVRVVTSASLPGLPAFETMDGVELRRTWLPARNTPGWAAHALGSLPSFIEWAQEADILHAQDIAAVPPCLVARGTSETPIVTTYHTSHFLRRADSRFWRPVFRGFLRAADHNLAASREIAGVGESIAPGVHVEALTNGVDTVTFRRSGAPEPKRRTERPARLIAPRRLFEKNGVEYFVRALPLIAEHVAVEALIVGDGPERDRLEALARELGVSDRVRFLGARPHAEMPRLLSSCDLAVFPSLMEATSVAALEAMACELPVAATNVGGLPEIVDDSVGGLCEPADPVSLARLVTRLLSGGRLPDLGAEARRRVVSQWSNERLADRHEEIYTELLSERARRN; translated from the coding sequence ATGAACATCCTCATGCACACCGTCTACTATGCGCCCGAGGTCGGAGGCCTGGAGAGTCACGTGCATTTCCTCTGCCGCGCGCTGGCGGCGCGAGGACACACGGTGCGGGTGGTGACGTCCGCTTCGCTGCCCGGTCTGCCGGCGTTCGAGACCATGGACGGTGTGGAGCTTCGCAGGACGTGGCTTCCCGCACGGAACACGCCGGGGTGGGCCGCCCATGCGCTGGGGTCGCTGCCGAGCTTCATCGAGTGGGCCCAGGAGGCGGATATCCTCCACGCGCAGGATATCGCTGCGGTCCCCCCCTGCCTTGTGGCGCGCGGCACGAGCGAGACCCCGATCGTCACCACCTACCACACGAGCCATTTCCTCCGGCGTGCGGACTCCCGCTTCTGGCGCCCGGTTTTCCGCGGGTTCCTGCGCGCGGCGGACCACAATCTCGCGGCGAGCCGGGAGATCGCGGGCGTCGGCGAGTCGATCGCTCCGGGGGTGCACGTGGAGGCGCTGACGAACGGCGTGGACACCGTGACGTTCCGTCGCAGCGGCGCGCCCGAGCCGAAGCGCCGTACGGAGCGACCCGCTCGCCTGATCGCTCCGCGACGCCTGTTCGAGAAGAACGGCGTCGAGTACTTCGTGCGCGCGCTCCCGCTCATCGCCGAACATGTCGCCGTGGAAGCGCTCATCGTGGGCGACGGCCCGGAACGGGACCGGCTCGAGGCGCTGGCGCGCGAACTCGGTGTTTCGGACCGGGTGCGCTTCCTCGGGGCCCGACCGCACGCCGAGATGCCTCGACTGCTGTCCTCGTGCGATCTCGCCGTCTTCCCTTCCCTCATGGAGGCGACATCCGTGGCCGCGCTCGAGGCGATGGCGTGCGAATTGCCGGTGGCGGCAACGAACGTCGGGGGCCTCCCGGAGATCGTCGACGACAGCGTCGGAGGACTCTGCGAGCCCGCGGACCCGGTGAGCCTGGCGCGGCTGGTGACAAGGCTGCTGAGCGGCGGGCGGCTGCCCGACCTGGGTGCCGAGGCGCGACGGCGGGTGGTCTCGCAGTGGAGCAACGAGCGCCTCGCGGACCGCCACGAAGAGATTTACACGGAACTTCTCTCCGAGCGCGCTCGCCGGAACTGA